CGGGCTGGTCGCCCGGCTCCTTCACGACGCCGTGGTGGTCGATCGATTCGAACGCCGCGTCGACGTCGTCGACGCCGACGGCGACGTGGTCGTAGCGGTCGCCGTCGTCGCCCGGTTCCGCCCCCTCGGCGTCGGACAGCTGGAACTCGACGCCCGCGTCGTCGGCCACGTAGACGTTCCGCGTGTCGCCGTCGGCGGTCGTGAACTCCCACGAGCGCTCGAACCCGAGCTGCTCGACGTACCAGTCGGCGGCGCGGTCGGCGTCGGCCACGTTGAGGCAGGTGTGGAGAATCTCCATGCGCCGCGGTGTCGCGGAGGGATAATAAATCCTCGCGGCCCCGCGGCGTCGCGTTCGCGCGGCGTCGCGGTCTCCGCACCGGCCGCCGTCGCC
The sequence above is a segment of the Halorubrum sp. 2020YC2 genome. Coding sequences within it:
- a CDS encoding VOC family protein; protein product: MEILHTCLNVADADRAADWYVEQLGFERSWEFTTADGDTRNVYVADDAGVEFQLSDAEGAEPGDDGDRYDHVAVGVDDVDAAFESIDHHGVVKEPGDQPEAGARTAFVKDPDGHAVELIEPL